From a region of the Vanrija pseudolonga chromosome 2, complete sequence genome:
- the vrtI gene encoding Oxidoreductase vrtI — protein sequence MSTSSSSSSSSPLPPFPSNVKTAPLVSLSLARLQAGDEQESAAFFASAKALGFFYLEMGGSEVGEAMVREANALNDLQMQWMALPSATKELYGRDRGDMHDFFAYRHYVLPDGQRKEDYNIRKDDVLGLVTPRLPAHKLILDAQPLFESYVRHCRVVIELLLELLNHHLELPKGTLAKLHRATERSGDHVRFNHSPPAAWDEESVRKGEHTDYGSLTILFNWLGGLQIRPPDSTEWVWVRPVPGSCIVNLGDAMVTFTAGILRSNIHRVAPAPPPQHHLDRYSLVYFTRPEDDVVMRRLKGGIIDAQEVSPAAVNTPEMTAAEWWLKRGSGVLPGIFTAKGFESAIPAL from the exons atgtcgacgtcgtcgtcctcgtcctcgtcgtcgccgctgccgccgttcCCCTCCAACGTCAAGACGGCACCGCTCGTGTCGCTCTCCCTCGCGCGCTTGCaagccggcgacgagcaggaaagcgcggccttcttcgcgTCGGCGAAAGCCCTGGGCTTCTTCTACCTCGAAATGGGCGGctccgaggtcggcgaggccatGGTGCGCGAGGCGAACGCGCTCAACGACCTCCAGATGCAGTGGATGGCCCTGCCCAGCGCCACCAAGGAGCTGTACGGCCGCGATAGGGGAGACATGCACGACTTCTTCGCATACCGCCACTATGTGCTCCCCGACGGGCAGCGCAAGGAGGACTACAAt ATCCGCAAAGACGATGTGCTCGGCCTGGTCACACCCCGACTCCCAGCACACAAGCTTATTCTCGACGCGCAGCCGCTGTTTGAAAGCTACGTACGCCACTGTCGCGTGGTGAttgagctgctgctcgagctgctcaaccaccacctcgagctGCCAAAGGGCACGCTGGCAAAGCTGCACCGCGCGACCGAGCGCTCGGGCGACCACGTGCGCTTCAACCACTCTCCGCCTGCGGCAtgggacgaggagagcgtgCGCAAGGGCGAGCACACCGACTATGGCTCCCTGACGATCCTGTTCAACTGGCTTGGCGGGCTCCAGATCCGCCCACCCGACAGCACAGAGTGGGTCTGGGTCCGCCCCGTACCCGGCAGCTGTatcgtcaacctcggcgacgccatGGTCACCTTCACAGCTGGCATTCTGCGCTCCAACATCCACCGCGTTgcgcccgcgcccccgccgcagcaccacctcgaccgctACTCGCTCGTCTACTTCACCCGGccggaggacgacgtcgtcaTGCGCCGCCTCAAGGGCGGCATCATCGACGCACAGGAGgtctcgcccgccgctgTCAACACGCCAGAGATGACAGCCGCAGAGTGGTGGCTCAAGCGCGGGTCGGGCGTCCTCCCCGGCATCTTCACGGCCAAGGGGTTCGAGAGCGCCATCCCTGCATTGTAG
- the klf1 gene encoding Zinc finger protein klf1: MGLDDIPTNESGITADAGFSFLDALTQPFQQHQHHPHQQHQHQHAGANVAPAATVMPSLGSSTSPASATSSTKPSWPAYTGPPSPPNGPDNTDADGVQGDNWRELRAVWAAKGREARGEGLSEWDCFLPLGYYRKDRDTLDPSSTPAPKPKVPAQPTDGAGNRDVIPNLWGWTFQDTPWARNAREFLEQPLPTTTVKQAANYQPRLRRPYVPGTEGTIVEVLVDPALDPVLAQFKFLWLDEKTYEYVKTSLKLAQYVPGHDPGAFRMPESLYTVNTLVSVYAHHFYNQLPVVHLPTFNISKAPPLLVAAILCIGATLSKLPGTRPFAVDLLEMIRRAVYALFEMDSVNLRSLDLVHVCMATTFMGLWSGHQRSYELAEITRGMLVQLVRKTNLLNTPVDVKHLYANMPGTVHERWQWWITLESRKRLGIGVFIIDSLFPVFLDTPSYLSRSEMLNTALPCDENLWRAQTAEEWASLLNGELLPPPRYYTRGLSNPPPPLQPMNSWGALVLITGIHHHLWDYRAQVSVYQSVEADTKAGDQDVSVGVEQGMMSLGHALELWRREYYDLPEGGPLLRAGRLLYHLGHIALRTNIRDLYTMAGKNGTDSTHAVVPALRRWVASRESPIAVSHAIKVLIECGVPEPTDNRYAPPAVFVAILAIWVFIKFNGNLLHQFDPTELISVFGECMPSQPQGYNVLRGGMKYLISCKEWKMSAAFALVLAKILDDEEASTRVAGKM, translated from the exons AtgggcctcgacgacatcccAACAAACGAGAGTGGCATCACGGCCGACGCGGGGTTCTCGTTCCTCGATGCACTGACGCAGCCGttccagcagcaccagcaccacccgcaccagcaacaccagcaccagcatgCAGGTGCGAATgtggcgccagcagcgaccgTGATGCCTTCGCTTGGGTCGTCGACTTCGCCGGCCTCTGcaacctcgtcgacaaaGCCCTCCTGGCCCGCATACACGGGCCCTCCGTCGCCCCCAAACGGGCCAGATAataccgacgccgacggcgtccaAGGCGACAACTGGCGTGAGTTGCGGGCCGTGTGGGCTGCCAaggggcgcgaggcgcggggcgagggcTTGAGCGAGTGGGACTGTTTCCTCCCGCTGGGCTACTACCGCAAGGACCGGGATACTCTCGATCCCAGCTCCACGCCagcgcccaagcccaaggtcccagcccagcccaccgacggcgcggggaaCCGAGACGTCATTCCCAACCTGTGGGGGTGGACGTTCCAGGACACCCCTTGGGCCCGGAACGCCCGCGAATTCCTCGAGCAGCCCCTCCCTACTACAACTGTGAAGCAAG CTGCAAACTACCAgccccgcctgcgccgcccgtATGTCCCCGGCACGGAGGGGACGATtgtcgaggtgctcgtcgaTCCGGCACTCGACCCTGTCTTGGCCCAGTTCAAGTTTCTGTGGCTTGACGAGAAGACGTACGAGTATGTCAAGACCAGCTTGA AGCTCGCACAATACGTCCCTGGGCATGATCCTGGCGCCTTCCGCATGCCAGAGTCGCTCTACACTGTCAATACGCTTGTAAGCGTATACGCACATCACTTTTACAACCAGCTCCCGGTTGTCCACCTGCCAACATTCAACATCTCAAAGGCACCACcactgctcgtcgccgccattCTGTGTATTGGCGCCACTTTGAGCAAGCTCCCTGGAACTAGGCCGTTCGCCGTTGATCTGCTTGAAATGATCCGGCGCGCCGTCTACGCCCTGTTTGAAATGGACAGTGTGAAT CTCCGcagcctcgaccttgtccaCGTCTGCATGGCGACAACATTTATGGGCCTGTGGTCTGGCCACCAGCGCTCCTACGAGCTTGCGGAGATTACCCGTGGCATGCTCGTCCAGCTAGTCCGCAAGACCAACCTCCTCAACACTCCCGTCGACGTCAAGCACCTCTACGCCAACATGCCTGGAACAGTGCACGAGCGGTGGCAGTGGTGGATCACACTCGAGAGCCGCAAGCGCCTGGGCATCGGAGTCTTCATCATCGATTCCCTCTTCCCCGTGTTCCTCGACACGCCGAGTTATCTCTCCCGATCTGAGATGCTCAACACTGCTCTGCCTTGTGATGAAAACCTCTGGCGCGCTCAGACCGCCGAGGAGTGGGCATCACTTCTCAATGGGGAActgctgccaccaccacggtaCTACACCAGAGG ACTATCCAatccaccaccgccactcCAGCCGATGAACTCGTGGGGCGCActcgtcctcatcaccgGCATTCACCATCACCTGTGGGACTATCGCGCACAAGTGTCGGTGTATCAAAGTGTAGAAGCCGACACAAAAGCCGGCGACCAGGACGTGTCCGTTGGCGTGGAACAGGGCATGATG TCACTGGGCCACGCGCTCGAGTTGTGGCGAAGAGAGTACTACGACCTGCCCGAAGGGGGGCCTCTCCTGCGTGCAGGACGACTACTGTATCACCTAGGCCACATCGCCCTGCGCACCAACATTCGAGACCTGTATACCATGGCTGGCA AAAACGGCACCGATTCTACACATGCCGTCGTGCCGGCCCTCCGACGCTGGGTAGCCTCAAGGGAGTCGCCGATCGCCGTCTCACATGCGATCAAGGTGCTCATCGAGTGCGGAGTCCCCGAACCCACCGACAACCGCTATGCACCCCCCGCCGTGTTTGTGGCGATTCTCGCCATCTGGGTCTTTATCAAGTTCAACGGCAACCTGCTGCACCAGTTTGATCCCACGGAACTGATATCCGTGTTTGGCGAGTGCATGCCCTCACAGCCACAGGGGTACAATGTCCTCCGCGGAGGCATGAAGTACCTGATCAGCTGCAAGGAGTGGAAGATGAGTGCTGCGTTTGCGCTAGTCTTGGCCAAGATCctcgatgacgaggaggcgagtACCCGGGTTGCCGGTAAGATGTAG
- the HELLS gene encoding Lymphoid-specific helicase, whose translation MARRKQAASSVPSLVSSSASASVEGTSPPQTPAMSSPPPKAKDQDVKAEKEEEVIVVDDEEETVVSDAAAAQRASRLNFLLEKSTIYAKIIGDRMERQQIEKAKAEQRAEVRRANKEKREADAAGQEGRSGLREAPASPAKRRRRGETKSSSSKRVKLEAPVEAKPEPVDEAEPAEEGGNEDPKQYSFRQPELVTGATLRDYQLAGVQWMISLYENGLNGILADEMGLGKTLQTISFLSHLRSKGTWGPFLIVCPLSVLYNWISEFEKFAPSIPVIMYHGTPEHRAELRATRLQAPSNAAVGNVRQGGKDPRGKAAPVYNGRKGTNTTATFPIVVTTYDICMIDQRYLSGFQWKFIVVDEGHRLKNLDCKLIRELKTYKSANRMILTGTPLHNNLAELWSLLNFILPDIFDDLDSFQQWFNFDDMSNGTETDGLLNKSSVVQSLHAILKPFLLRRLKVDVEKDLPPKKEYLLYAPLTAPQKDMYQAIVRRDIRNYLIEKKSGGGINGVVEEDEDEVLADGPRPKRKGTEVDYHIQESDSAWLRTLDKTSKSAYATKAPPKLSQRELAIKQATQNVNNMRLQNMVMQLRKVSSHPFLFDWPIDEKTDDLVVNDDLVNASGKMLLLNRLLGALFERRHKVLIFSQFTTMLDVIQDWATLYKGYKICRIDGATKQEDRRAQMHEFNTGGDDPDAPQLFLLSTRAGGLGINLVAADTVIFFDQDWNPQMDLQAQDRAHRIGQTKPVLVFRLVSAHTIESKILQKASNKRKLEALVIQQGKFGKLVDENGRVLLGKSSHRHQSTADMARALLDLDGEEIHTAAADDKIISDGDLDLLLDRSPEAFAREKGWAAGLGKVGAAGREAQLAKGERTAFEVFVPAKDEAADGLAHMFNGDGEIEEQ comes from the exons ATGGCTCGTCGCAAGCAGGCAGCGTCCAGTGTGCCTTCcctcgtgtcgtcgtcggcgtctgcATCGGTAGAGGGAACCTCGCCACCCCAGACCCCAGCCATGTCGTCGCCCCCACCAAAAGCCAAGGACCAAGATGTCAAGGCAGAGAAGGAAGAGGAGGTGAttgtggtcgacgacgaagaggagaCGGTCGTCtccgacgcggcg GCCGCACaacgcgcctcgcgcctcaaCTTCCTGCTCGAGAAGTCGACCATTTATGCCAAGATTATCGGTGACCGTATGGAGCGCCAGCAGATTGAaaaggccaaggcggagcagcgcgccgaagTCCGTCGTGCCAAcaaggagaagcgcgaggccgatgcGGCGGGCCAGGAGGGCAGAAGCGGATTGCGCGAGGCACCAGCGTCTCCTGCCAAGCGTAGACGGAGAGGCGAGaccaagtcgtcgtcgtccaagcGTGTCAAGTTGGAAGCCCCAGTCGAAgccaagcccgagcccgtcgacgaggcagagccggccgaggaaggcggtAATGAGGACCCGAAGCAGTACTCATTCCGCcagcccgagctcgtcacAGGAGCAACGTTGCGCGACTACCAGCTTGCTGGCGTGCAGTGGATGATCTCTCTGTACGAGAACGGTCTTAATGGCATTCTGGCTGATGAGATGGGCCTTGGCAAG ACCCTCCAGACAATCTCGTTTCTCTCCCACCTCCGTTCCAAGGGCACCTGGGGGCCTTTCCTCATCGTCTGCCCCCTCTCGGTGCTGTACAACTGGATCTCAGAGTTTGAGAAGTTTGCGCCATCAATCCCTGTGATCATGTACCACGGCACGCCagagcaccgcgccgagctgcgtgcCACCCGTCTCCAGGCGCCGTCCAATGCTGCCGTCGGCAACGTTCGCCAGGGTGGCAAGGACCCGCGAGGCAAGGCAGCGCCTGTGTATAATGGGCGCAAGGGCACCAACACGACAGCCACTTTCCCGATCGTCGTGACGACATACGACATTTGCATGATCGACCAGCGTTATCTCAGCGGATTCCAGTGGAAG TTCATTGTCGTCGATGAGGGACACCGCCTGAAGAACCTCGACTGCAAGCTCATCCGCGAGCTCAAGACGTACAAAAGCGCCAACCGCATGATCCTCACGGGTACCCCACTGCACAacaacctcgccgagctctgGTCCCTTCTCAATTTCATTCTGCCCGACATCtttgacgacctcgactcgTTCCAGCAGTGGTTCAACTTCGACGACATGAGCAATGGAACGGAGACTGATGGTCTTCTGAACAAGTCGTCGGTTGTGCAGTCTTTGCACGCCATTCTCAAGCCGTTCCTGCTTCGTCGACTCAAGGTAGATGTGGAGAAGGACCTGCCACCAAAGAAGGAGTATCTCCTCTACGCCCCCCTCACTGCACCTCAAAAGGACATGTACCAGGCGATCGTCCGTCGCGACATCCGCAACTACCTCATTGAAAAGAAGAGTGGCGGTGGCATCAATGGTGTggtggaggaagacgaggatgAAGTTCTGGCCGATGGCCCCCGACCTAAGCGCAAGGGCACGGAAGTCGACTATCACATTCAGGAGAGCGACTCAGCCTGGCTTCGCACCTTGGACAAGACCTCCAAGTCAGCCTATGCGACCAAGGCGCCACCAAAGCTGTCTCAGCGCGAACTGGCCATCAAGCAAGCCACGCAAAACGTCAACAATATGCGCCTGCAAAACATGGTCATGCAGCTCCGCAAGGTGTCGTCCCATCCGTTCCTGTTCGACTGGCCGATCGACGAGAAGACCGACGACCTTGTGGTCAACGACGACCTGGTCAACGCGAGCGGCAAGATGCTCCTTCTGAACCGCCTTCTCGGCGCCCTGTTCGAACGTCGCCACAAGGTCCTCATCTTCTCTCAGTTCACGACGATGCTCGATGTCATTCAAGACTGGGCGACTCTCTACAAGGGGTACAAGATCTGTCGCATCGATGGTGCCACGAAGCAGGAAGATCGCCGTGCACAGATGCACGAGTTCAACACGGGCGGTGACGACCCCGACGCACCCCAGCTTTTCCTGCTCAGCACCCGTGCTGGTGGTCTTGGCATCAACCTCGTTGCAGCCGATACTGTCATCTTCTTCGACCAAGACTGGAACCCGCAGATGGACCTTCAGGCCCAGGACCGTGCACACCGTATCGGTCAGACCAAGCCTGTGCTCGTGTTCCGTCTCGTGTCCGCGCACACGATCGAGTCGAAGATTCTGCAAAAGGCATCCAacaagcgcaagctcgaAGCGCTCGTCATTCAGCAGGGCAAGTTTGGCAAGCTCGTGGACGAGAACGGTCgggtcctcctcggcaagtcGAGCCATCGTCATCAGTCAACGGCCGACATGGCACGCGCCTTGCTCGACCTGGACGGCGAAGAGATTCACAcagccgcggccgacgacaagaTCATTTCCGATGGTGACCTGGATCTCCTCCTGGACCGCTCGCCGGAGGCGTTTGCTCGTGAGAAGGGCTGGGCTGCTGGTCTCGGCAAGGTCGGTGCCGCTGGGCGTGAGGCGCAGCTGGCCAAGGGTGAGAGGACTGCCTTCGAGGTGTTTGTCCCTGcaaaggacgaggcggccgacggccTGGCGCACATGTTCaatggcgatggcgagatTGAGGAGCAGTGA
- the rps-5 gene encoding 40S ribosomal protein S5, translated as MAALPSDVQKVANEGVVKLFGKWDAQEIEVKDISLTDYINVNHAVYVPHTAGRYAKKQFAKGRMPIVERLVNALMMNGRNNGKKLMAVRIVQHAFEIIHLVTEQNPIQVLVDAIVNTGPREDSTRIGSQGTVRRQAVDVSPLRRVNQAISLITIGTRESAFHNSKSISECLADELVNAAKGSSNSYAIKKKDELERVAKSNR; from the exons ATGGCCGCGCTCCCTTCGGACGTTCAGAAGGTCGCCAACGAGGGCGTCGTCAAGCTCTTCGGCAAGTGGGACGCTCAGGA GATTGAGGTCAAGGACATCTCTCTCACCGACTACATCAACGTCAACCATGCCGTTTACGTTC CCCACACTGCTGGCCGGTACGCCAAGAAGCAGTTCGCCAAGGGCCGCATGCCCATtgtcgagcgtctcgtcAACGC CCTCATGATGAACGGCCGCAACAACGGCAAGAAGCTCATGGCCGTCCGCATCGTCCAGCACGCTTTCGAGATCATCCACCTCGTCACCGAGCAGAACCCCATCCAGGTCCTCGTTGACGCCATTGTCAACACTGGCCCCAGGGAAGACTCTACCCGTATCGGCTCGCAGGGCACTGTCCGTCGccaggccgtcgacgtcTCGCCCCTCCGCCGTGTCAACCAGGCTATCTCGCTCATCACCATTGGCACCCGCGAGTCGGCCTTCCACAACTCCAAGTCGATCTCCGAgtgcctcgccgacgagctcgtcaacgCCGCCAAGGGCTCGTCCAACTCGTACGCcatcaagaagaaggacgagcttgagcgtGTCGCCAAGTCGAACCGATAA